The following proteins are co-located in the Carassius gibelio isolate Cgi1373 ecotype wild population from Czech Republic chromosome A21, carGib1.2-hapl.c, whole genome shotgun sequence genome:
- the LOC127941615 gene encoding H/ACA ribonucleoprotein complex subunit DKC1-like — MRVQSHVLERAAVKMADTEIGSAKKEKKKKTKKISEEEIGDIQESGDFLIKPESKVARLDTSQWPLLLKNFDKLNIRTAHYTPLPHGSNPLKRNIHDYVRTGFINLDKPANPSSHEVVAWIKRILRVEKTGHSGTLDPKVTGCLIVCVERATRLVKSQQSAGKEYVGIVRLHNALENEHQLARALECLTGALFQRPPLIAAVKRQLRVRTIYESKLIEYDPERRLGIFWVSCEAGTYIRTLCVHLGLLLGVGGQMQELRRVRSGVMGEKDNLVTMHDVLDAQWQFDHNKDETYLRRVIYPLEKLLISHKRIVMKDSAVNAICYGAKIMLPGVLRYEDGIEVNQDIVVITTKGEAICTAVALMTTAVISTCDHGVVAKIKRVIMERDTYPRKWGLGPKASQKKMMIQKGLLDKHGKPNGSTPADWTEGYVDYSTPKAKKSAEVAEQTAAKRKRDESGSESDAAAAQDTKTEEDKKEKKKKKKEKKLKLAEEAAAEAPAEEETEVTESAKKKKKKKKSKDAEAGSE, encoded by the exons ATGCGCGTTCAGTCACACGTGCTGGAGCGCGCAGCAGTGAAGATGGCGGACACAGAAA TTGGGTCAGctaagaaagagaagaaaaagaagacgAAGAAAATTTCAGAAGAAGAAATTGGG GACATTCAAGAAAGTGGAGACTTCCTCATCAAACCTGAATCGAAGGTGGCCCGCTTGGACACGTCTCAGTGGCCGTTACTGCTGAAG AACTTCGACAAGCTCAATATCCGGACGGCTCATTACACTCCTCTGCCTCATGGCTCGAACCCGCTCAAGAGGAACATACATGATTATGTCAG GACTGGTTTCATCAATCTGGACAAACCTGCAAACCCCTCTTCCCATGAAGTCGTCGCTTGGATCAAGAGGATTCTTCGTGTGGAGAAAACGGGCCACAGCGGTACTCTTGACCCCAAAGTCACGGGCTGCCTGATCGTGTGTGTGGAGCGAGCCACGCGTCTGGTCAAGTCTCAGCAGAGCGCCG GCAAAGAGTATGTGGGCATAGTACGGCTGCACAATGCACTAGAGAACGAACACCAGCTAGCGAGG GCTCTGGAGTGTCTGACAGGAGCTCTGTTCCAGAGGCCTCCGCTCATCGCCGCTGTGAAGCGCCAGCTGCGAGTGAGGACCATCTACGAGAGCAAGCTCATCGAATATGATCCAGAGAGACGACTAG GTATCTTCTGGGTGAGCTGTGAAGCGGGCACGTACATCAGGACTCTGTGTGTTCATCTGGGGCTGCTGCTGGGGGTGGGCGGTCAGATGCAGGAGCTGCGGCGCGTCCGCTCCGGAGTCATGGGAGAAAAG GATAACCTGGTGACCATGCATGACGTGTTGGACGCCCAGTGGCAGTTTGACCACAACAAAGACGAGACTTACCTGAGGAGAGTGATCTACCCTCTGGAAAAACTCCTCATCTCCCACAAGAGGATCGTCATGAAGGACAGCGCG GTGAACGCGATATGTTACGGCGCTAAGATCATGTTACCAGGCGTTCTGAGGTATGAAGATGGGATCGAAGTCAATCAAGACATAGTCGTCATAACCACTAAAGGAGAAGCCATTTGTACAG CGGTTGCTCTGATGACGACAGCCGTCATTTCCACATGTGACCACGGCGTTGTCGCCAAAATCAAGAGGGTCATTATGGAGCGAGACACGTATCCGCGCAAATGGGGCCTTGGACCGAAG GCCAGTCAGAAGAAAATGATGATCCAAAAAGGACTTCTAGACAAACACGGCAAGCCCAACGGCAGCACCCCGGCGGACTGGACCGAGGGCTACGTCGATTACAG CACACCCAAGGCGAAAAAGAGCGCTGAAGTTGCTGAGCAGACGGCAGCAAAg AGGAAACGAGACGAGAGTGGAAGCGAAAGTGACGCGGCAGCTGCTCAGGACACAAAGACGGAAGAAGacaagaaggagaagaagaaaaagaagaaagaaaagaaattgaAGCTGGCAGAAGAGGCAGCGGCCGAGGCTCCAGCGGAGGAGGAGACTGAG GTTACGGAGAGcgcaaagaagaagaaaaagaagaaaaagtctAAAGATGCTGAGGCTGGCTCAGAATGA
- the LOC127942191 gene encoding trimethyllysine dioxygenase, mitochondrial, with protein sequence MALIRMLSRLRGYVHLEQGLRASSQSKRLQHTATHSSSCNYQLLPDCLELHYGGLVMHFDYVWLRDHCRSASCYNSKTHQRNLDTASIDLNIRPFKSRVDENSLFLTWPDGHITRYTLTWLAQNSYEGQKRSAVQPRVLWSADIYSSAQVPSASWDKFMSCDEELKNFLNNFLLYGIAFVEGVPPTLEATETVTQRVSLIRETMYGRMWNFTSDFSRGDTAYTKLALDRHTDTSYFQEPCGIQVFHCLRHEGTGGRTLLVDGFHAADAVLQRTPEYFELLSHVPIKHEYVENLSEHRNHMIGIGPVLNVYPWNNELYMIRYNNYDRSVINTVPHDVVRRWYTAHRQLSAELRRPDNELWVKLKPGKVLFIDNWRVLHGRESFTGLRQLCGCYLTRDDVLNTARSLGLQA encoded by the exons ATGGCATTGATAAGGATGTTGAGCAGACTGAGAGGATATGTGCACTTGGAGCAAGGTTTGAGAGCCAGTTCTCAGAGCAAGAGATTACAGCACACTGCCACCCATTCATCTTCATGCAACTATCAGCTTCTGCCtgactgcctgg AGCTCCACTATGGTGGTCTTGTAATGCACTTTGACTACGTGTGGCTGCGAGATCACTGTCGCTCGGCTTCATGCTACAACTCAAAAACACACCAGCGAAACCTGGACACTGCCAGCATTGATCTGAACATCAGGCCTTTCAAGAGCAGAGTGGACGAGAACAGCCTGTTCCTCACGT GGCCAGATGGACACATCACACGGTACACTCTCACATGGCTGGCCCAGAACAGCTACGAGGGCCAGAAGAGGAGCGCGGTGCAACCTCGTGTCCTGTGGAGCGCTGATATCTACTCCAGCGCTCAGGTGCCCTCTGCCAGCTGGGACAAGTTCATGAGCTGCGACGAGGAGCTGAAGAACTTCCTCAACAACTTCCTGCTTTACGGAATTGCCTTCGTGGAAGGCGTCCCACCAACCCTAGAAGCTACTGAAACGGTGACCCAAAGAGTGAGCCTCATCAG GGAGACCATGTACGGGCGGATGTGGAACTTCACTTCAGATTTCTCTCGTGGAGATACAGCCTACACAAAGCTGGCACTGGACCGCCACACCGACACCTCATACTTCCAAGAACCCTGCGG CATCCAGGTGTTTCACTGTCTGAGACATGAAGGAACGGGCGGCCGAACTCTGCTGGTGGACGGTTTCCACGCGGCTGACGCGGTCCTCCAGCGCACGCCCGAGTACTTCGAGCTGCTTTCACACGTGCCCATCAAACACGAGTACGTGGAGAACCTGAGTGAGCATCGCAACCACATGATCGGCATCGGCCCCGTGCTCAACGTCTATCCGTGGAACAACGAGCTGTACATGATTCG GTATAATAACTATGACCGTTCTGTTATTAACACAGTCCCTCATGATGTGGTGCGGCGCTGGTACACGGCTCACAGACAGCTCTCCGCTGAACTCAGGAGACCAGACAATGAGCTGTGGGTCAAACTCAAACCTGGGAAG GTTCTGTTCATTGATAACTGGCGTGTTCTGCACGGCAGAGAGTCGTTCACCGGCCTGCGACAGCTGTGCGGATGTTATCTGACGCGTGACGATGTGCTGAACACAGCACGCTCTCTGGGTCTCCAGGCCTGA